In the Gallaecimonas pentaromativorans genome, one interval contains:
- a CDS encoding OmpH family outer membrane protein, with the protein MKKSLIGAVLAMGLTAAVAAPASAETRIAVIDMAKIFQSLPQRQQVEDKLKKEFSDRIEEVRKLETQMQSIQEQARRDASIMTDTQKTDLSRKMEQLDADYKLKRKALDEDMRARQGEERNKLLASIEDAVTKVAKGKYDVVLQSGAVAYISNDVDISDKVIAQVSKGK; encoded by the coding sequence TTGAAGAAGTCATTGATTGGTGCCGTTCTGGCCATGGGTCTGACTGCTGCCGTGGCAGCACCGGCTTCTGCCGAGACCCGCATTGCTGTTATCGATATGGCCAAGATTTTCCAGTCTCTGCCCCAGCGTCAGCAGGTTGAAGACAAGCTGAAAAAAGAGTTCAGCGACCGTATCGAAGAAGTGCGCAAGCTTGAAACCCAGATGCAGAGCATTCAGGAGCAAGCCCGTCGTGATGCTTCCATCATGACCGACACCCAAAAAACCGATCTGTCCCGCAAGATGGAACAGCTCGATGCCGATTACAAACTCAAACGTAAAGCACTGGACGAAGACATGCGTGCTCGCCAGGGTGAAGAGCGCAACAAGCTGCTCGCTTCCATCGAAGACGCGGTAACCAAAGTGGCCAAAGGCAAGTACGACGTGGTACTGCAAAGCGGCGCTGTGGCCTACATCTCCAACGATGTGGACATCTCCGACAAAGTTATCGCTCAGGTTTCCAAAGGTAAGTGA
- the rseP gene encoding sigma E protease regulator RseP — MLTLLWNLFFFILALGILVTIHEFGHFWVARRCGVKVERFSIGFGPALWKKVASDGVEYVVAAIPLGGYVKMLDERVAEVAPEERHRAFNNKSLKARTAIVAAGPAANILFAILVYWLMWMVGLPAIKPVIGDVLPGSIAAEARLPVGGEITAVGGQLTRSWDEVNLAFVAHIGDKAIDLTVADKRGISRQLTLDTRQWHFDPNKQSSLQSLGIKAFSPRFEVVVEKLVPGGAAAKAGLKPGDRIVALEGQGDVDWEAFSKAVQQGPGNALVFDIERDGERMAITVVPDERDGQGYVGLYPKAPKWPEGLLTKLRFGPVDAMAEGAKSAWQMVSLTVSTLVKLITGELSLTNLSGPVAIAQGAGFSAEIGFAHFLQFLGLISVNLGIINLLPLPVLDGGHLMFFFFEAVRKKPLSEKAQELGFRIGAALLLMLMGIAIFNDLARL, encoded by the coding sequence ATGCTGACCCTGCTGTGGAACCTGTTTTTCTTTATCCTTGCCCTTGGCATCCTGGTGACCATCCATGAGTTTGGCCACTTTTGGGTAGCTCGGCGCTGTGGCGTCAAGGTGGAGCGGTTCTCCATCGGTTTTGGCCCGGCACTGTGGAAAAAAGTGGCAAGTGACGGCGTGGAATACGTAGTGGCTGCCATTCCCTTGGGCGGTTACGTCAAAATGCTCGACGAGCGGGTGGCCGAGGTGGCGCCCGAAGAGCGGCACCGGGCTTTTAATAACAAATCCCTCAAAGCCCGCACCGCCATTGTGGCCGCTGGCCCGGCTGCCAATATCCTGTTCGCCATTTTGGTGTACTGGCTGATGTGGATGGTGGGCCTGCCGGCCATCAAGCCGGTGATTGGCGATGTGCTGCCCGGCTCTATTGCCGCCGAGGCCCGTTTACCGGTGGGCGGCGAGATAACGGCCGTTGGCGGCCAACTAACCCGCAGCTGGGACGAGGTCAACCTGGCCTTTGTGGCCCATATCGGCGACAAGGCCATTGACCTGACCGTGGCCGACAAGCGTGGCATCAGCCGCCAGCTGACCCTCGATACCCGCCAGTGGCATTTTGACCCTAACAAGCAAAGCAGCCTGCAAAGCCTCGGCATCAAGGCCTTTAGCCCCCGCTTTGAGGTGGTGGTTGAAAAACTGGTACCAGGAGGCGCGGCCGCCAAGGCCGGGCTCAAGCCTGGCGACCGCATTGTGGCCCTTGAAGGGCAGGGCGACGTGGACTGGGAAGCCTTTTCCAAGGCGGTTCAACAAGGCCCAGGTAACGCGCTGGTATTCGATATTGAAAGAGACGGTGAACGAATGGCTATCACCGTGGTCCCAGATGAGCGAGATGGTCAAGGTTATGTCGGCCTTTATCCTAAGGCGCCCAAGTGGCCCGAGGGCTTGCTGACCAAACTGCGTTTTGGCCCTGTGGACGCCATGGCTGAGGGGGCAAAATCAGCCTGGCAGATGGTCAGCCTGACCGTGTCGACCTTGGTCAAATTGATAACCGGAGAATTGTCTCTGACGAATCTGTCCGGCCCGGTAGCCATAGCGCAGGGGGCGGGCTTTTCAGCCGAGATCGGCTTCGCACATTTTCTTCAGTTTTTAGGGCTTATCAGTGTTAATCTGGGCATCATTAACTTGCTGCCTTTACCTGTTCTGGATGGAGGACATTTGATGTTCTTCTTCTTTGAAGCAGTGCGCAAAAAGCCCCTGTCGGAGAAAGCCCAGGAACTGGGTTTTCGGATAGGCGCAGCTTTGCTGTTGATGCTGATGGGTATTGCCATATTTAACGACCTCGCAAGGTTATAG
- a CDS encoding phosphatidate cytidylyltransferase: MTALLLLPLALLVIFWLPINAFGWVAAVLVALGAWEWAPLAGLKGRFYQVLLALIAFAVLALVQYVVPVSSVWAFGQPAGFYSLMVLLAGFWWTVAAVLITQYPEPKRFWQQNKRWRILFGALTLLPTWTGLMVLRDWRHDTDPLLGAWAILFVLLLVWAADTGAYFAGRAFGKNKLSPRVSPNKSIEGAMGGLALAMVICAIFVYLRPVTISPSAMVVASLLTVLASILGDLSESMFKREAGIKDSGSILPGHGGILDRIDSITAAVPVFVLVMLAMGV, encoded by the coding sequence TTGACCGCTTTACTCTTGCTGCCGTTGGCTCTGTTGGTGATTTTCTGGTTGCCTATCAATGCCTTTGGCTGGGTTGCTGCCGTGCTGGTGGCGCTGGGTGCCTGGGAATGGGCGCCGCTGGCAGGCCTTAAGGGCCGCTTTTATCAAGTGCTGCTGGCCCTTATCGCCTTTGCCGTACTGGCTCTGGTGCAATATGTGGTGCCGGTTTCCAGTGTCTGGGCCTTTGGCCAACCGGCTGGCTTTTACAGCCTGATGGTGCTGCTGGCCGGGTTCTGGTGGACGGTGGCGGCAGTGCTTATTACCCAATACCCCGAGCCCAAGCGTTTTTGGCAGCAAAACAAACGCTGGCGCATCCTCTTTGGCGCCCTAACGTTGCTGCCCACCTGGACCGGGCTGATGGTGCTGCGCGATTGGCGCCACGACACCGACCCGCTGCTGGGGGCCTGGGCCATCTTGTTTGTACTGCTGCTGGTGTGGGCTGCCGACACTGGCGCTTATTTTGCCGGCCGCGCCTTTGGCAAGAACAAACTCTCCCCCCGGGTCAGCCCCAATAAGTCTATCGAAGGGGCTATGGGCGGCCTGGCCCTGGCCATGGTCATTTGCGCCATTTTCGTTTACCTGCGGCCGGTGACCATCTCGCCAAGCGCCATGGTAGTGGCCAGCCTGCTGACGGTATTGGCCTCCATCCTCGGAGACTTGAGCGAGTCCATGTTCAAGCGCGAAGCCGGTATCAAGGATTCGGGCTCCATCCTGCCGGGCCACGGCGGCATTCTTGACCGTATCGACTCCATCACCGCCGCGGTGCCGGTGTTTGTACTGGTGATGCTGGCCATGGGGGTTTGA
- the bamA gene encoding outer membrane protein assembly factor BamA: MRAVQSLLCASVLAAVSVPSQAMDAFKVNDIRIDGLQRVALSAALTYVPVRKGDVVDQARVAQLIRSLYSSTHFENIEVLRDGSTLVVKVKERPTISSIEFSGNKDIKEEQLKQSLEDSDVKVGEPLDRTMLTQIEKGLVDFYYSVGKYDASVKAQVTALPRNRVGLKFIFKEGKAADIQQINIVGNKVFSNQELLDQFELKDKLAWWQVFSEKRYQKQKLESDLETLKSYYLDRGYLKFNVDSTQVSMSPDRTGIYVTVNVTEGDVYKIKEVKLVGNLLDKKELLEKLVPIKPGSTYSGAEVTFTEDMLAKFLGRFGYAYPKVTTYPEVDTKTKEVTLNINVDPGSRIYVHRVNFEGNETTSDEVLRREVRQMEGTWLSNSLVELSKDRLNRLGYFETVDNTTDRLTDQPDQADVNFKVKEQPSGSLNAGIGYGSYGGLSLTAGITQNNWLGTGKTVGINSSTNRYQKQISLSYLDPYFTIDAVSLGGRIYYTKVDYGSAYLEAYDQSSWGINTNLGFPVNEYNRLTFGVGYKNSKLSSIGSYEQALQFYNVYSDQNILDGRIHYDQYELTAGWNRRTLNRGTFPTAGSSQSLGVEVTTPNSDLKFYKLSFNANNYFPLDREQNWVFSTSLDLGYGQGYGKVNGNDTVLPFWEDYYAGGSRTLRGFESNSVGSRAIYRRKVSVTGDGTPPYLPSSEDLVYVSGALGGNAKAVATFELITPTPFLDEAYKHSVRTSVFVDVGNVWDTEFDYSKYKDLALASGSREFYDYSDPSAYRASYGLSLQWLSPMGPMVFSFARPIKKQPGDSTEFFSFNIGTTF, translated from the coding sequence ATGAGAGCCGTGCAATCATTGCTGTGCGCCTCCGTACTGGCGGCCGTTTCTGTGCCCAGCCAGGCGATGGATGCCTTTAAAGTTAACGATATTCGTATTGATGGTTTGCAGCGTGTGGCGCTGTCTGCTGCCCTTACCTATGTTCCGGTCAGAAAAGGTGACGTAGTCGACCAGGCGCGTGTCGCCCAGTTGATCCGCTCCCTCTACAGCTCCACCCACTTCGAGAACATTGAAGTGCTGCGTGATGGCAGTACCTTGGTGGTCAAGGTCAAAGAGCGTCCCACCATTAGCTCCATCGAGTTCAGTGGTAACAAGGACATCAAGGAAGAACAGCTCAAGCAGAGTTTGGAAGACTCCGACGTCAAAGTCGGCGAGCCTCTCGATCGCACCATGCTCACCCAGATTGAAAAAGGTCTGGTGGATTTTTACTACTCGGTGGGTAAGTACGACGCCTCGGTCAAGGCCCAGGTTACTGCGCTGCCTCGCAACCGGGTTGGTCTGAAGTTTATCTTCAAGGAAGGTAAAGCGGCCGATATTCAGCAGATCAACATCGTTGGTAACAAGGTGTTCTCCAACCAGGAGCTGCTGGACCAGTTCGAGCTGAAAGACAAGCTTGCTTGGTGGCAGGTATTTTCCGAAAAACGCTACCAGAAGCAAAAGCTGGAATCGGACTTGGAGACCCTTAAGTCCTACTATCTGGACCGCGGCTACCTCAAATTCAACGTGGACTCTACCCAGGTGTCCATGAGCCCCGATCGCACCGGCATTTATGTCACCGTCAACGTCACCGAAGGGGACGTTTACAAGATCAAAGAGGTCAAGCTGGTCGGTAACCTGCTGGACAAAAAAGAGCTGTTGGAAAAGCTGGTACCCATCAAGCCCGGCTCTACCTACAGCGGCGCCGAAGTGACCTTTACCGAAGACATGCTGGCCAAGTTCCTGGGCCGGTTCGGTTACGCTTATCCCAAGGTCACCACCTATCCTGAAGTGGATACCAAGACCAAGGAAGTGACCCTCAATATCAATGTGGATCCGGGCTCCCGTATCTACGTGCACCGGGTCAACTTCGAAGGCAATGAAACCACGTCTGACGAAGTGCTGCGCCGCGAAGTGCGCCAGATGGAAGGCACCTGGCTGTCCAACAGCTTGGTGGAGCTGTCAAAGGACCGCTTGAACCGCCTGGGTTACTTTGAAACCGTTGATAACACGACCGACCGACTGACCGATCAGCCCGATCAAGCCGACGTTAATTTCAAGGTGAAAGAGCAGCCCTCTGGCTCCTTGAATGCCGGTATTGGTTACGGTTCTTATGGAGGCTTGTCGCTGACGGCCGGTATTACCCAGAATAACTGGCTGGGTACCGGTAAGACCGTGGGCATCAACAGTTCCACCAACCGTTACCAGAAGCAAATCAGCCTGAGCTACCTCGACCCCTACTTCACCATCGATGCGGTGAGCTTGGGCGGGCGCATTTACTACACCAAAGTCGACTACGGCAGCGCCTACCTGGAAGCCTATGACCAGAGCTCCTGGGGCATCAATACCAACCTGGGCTTCCCGGTCAATGAATACAACCGCTTAACCTTCGGTGTCGGTTATAAGAACTCCAAGCTGAGTTCCATCGGTTCTTACGAGCAGGCGCTGCAGTTCTACAACGTTTATTCCGACCAGAATATTCTTGACGGCCGTATTCATTACGACCAGTACGAACTGACTGCCGGTTGGAACCGCCGCACTCTGAACCGCGGCACCTTCCCTACCGCCGGCTCTAGCCAGAGCCTGGGTGTGGAAGTTACTACCCCCAATTCGGATCTGAAGTTCTATAAGTTGAGCTTCAATGCCAACAACTATTTCCCGCTGGACCGTGAGCAGAACTGGGTATTCTCAACCAGCCTGGATCTGGGCTATGGCCAGGGGTATGGCAAGGTCAACGGAAACGATACCGTGCTGCCATTCTGGGAAGACTATTACGCCGGTGGTAGCCGCACCTTGCGCGGCTTCGAGTCCAACTCGGTGGGCTCGCGGGCGATTTATCGCCGTAAGGTAAGTGTTACCGGTGACGGCACTCCGCCTTATCTACCGTCGTCAGAGGATCTAGTCTATGTCAGTGGAGCGCTGGGCGGTAACGCTAAGGCTGTGGCAACTTTTGAGCTGATCACTCCGACGCCTTTCCTCGACGAAGCCTATAAGCACTCGGTACGCACCTCGGTGTTTGTGGATGTGGGTAACGTTTGGGATACCGAGTTTGACTACAGCAAGTACAAGGACCTGGCTCTTGCCTCCGGTAGCCGCGAGTTTTACGACTACAGTGACCCCAGTGCCTACCGCGCCTCTTATGGTCTGAGTCTGCAGTGGCTGTCTCCCATGGGCCCCATGGTGTTCAGCTTTGCCCGCCCCATTAAGAAGCAGCCTGGTGATAGCACCGAGTTCTTCTCGTTCAACATCGGCACCACCTTCTAA
- the uppS gene encoding polyprenyl diphosphate synthase, translated as MTQSPATEAVVGKVSPRHIAIIMDGNGRWAQSRGKARIMGHKQGVEAVRETVRCATRLGVESLTLFAFSSENWRRPEEEVNFLMELFLLVLGREVKKLHKNNIKLNIIGDCSAFSERLKKKIGEAQALTAGNTGLVLNVAANYGGCWDITHAAQQLAEQVARGELQSSDITESLFAQQLSLSEQPPVDLMIRTGGDHRISNFLLWQLAYAELYFTDTLWPDFGEQAFSEAVAVFLSRERRFGYTGAQVRAWMNDSK; from the coding sequence ATGACCCAGAGTCCCGCCACCGAAGCAGTCGTCGGCAAGGTCAGTCCCCGCCATATCGCCATCATCATGGATGGTAACGGGCGCTGGGCTCAAAGCCGTGGCAAGGCCAGGATCATGGGCCACAAACAGGGTGTAGAAGCGGTCCGGGAAACGGTGCGCTGCGCCACCCGCCTGGGGGTTGAGTCCTTGACCCTGTTTGCCTTTTCTTCCGAGAACTGGCGGCGCCCCGAAGAAGAAGTCAATTTCCTGATGGAGCTGTTCTTGCTGGTGTTGGGCCGGGAAGTGAAAAAGCTTCATAAGAACAACATCAAGCTCAATATCATCGGCGATTGCAGTGCCTTTTCAGAACGCCTGAAAAAGAAAATCGGCGAAGCCCAAGCGCTTACCGCCGGTAACACCGGTCTGGTGCTGAATGTGGCGGCCAATTACGGCGGCTGTTGGGATATTACCCACGCCGCCCAGCAGCTGGCCGAACAGGTGGCCAGAGGCGAGCTGCAAAGCAGCGACATCACCGAGTCGCTGTTTGCCCAGCAGCTGAGCCTCAGCGAGCAGCCACCGGTGGATTTGATGATCCGCACCGGCGGCGACCATCGCATTTCCAATTTCCTGCTTTGGCAGCTGGCCTATGCTGAGCTGTACTTTACCGACACCCTCTGGCCTGACTTTGGGGAGCAGGCGTTTTCAGAGGCAGTGGCCGTCTTTTTGAGCCGGGAACGCCGTTTTGGCTACACCGGCGCCCAGGTCAGGGCCTGGATGAACGATTCAAAATAA
- the lpxD gene encoding UDP-3-O-(3-hydroxymyristoyl)glucosamine N-acyltransferase — MAYSLAKLAELVGATVVGDGNLEVSRVATLESAGQGQVAFLANSKYRKHLEQTQASAVILSEADLPFCKSAALVMKNPYLGFAKVAQLLDCTPAPAEGIHPSAVISPGAVVEDGVSIGANTVIEDGAFIGAGSAIGPNGFVGKHSRIGARCIIWSNVAIYHGVSLGDECKVHAGVVIGADGFGYANDKGKWEPIPQTGGVRIGNRVEIGAGTTIDRGALDDTIIEDNVIIDNQVQIAHNVVIGTGSAVAGTTVFAGSVTVGKYCIIGGACAIAGHLSIADGTTITGMSMVTKAITEPGVYSSGTPAQPNREWRKSAARFRQLDDMHRRLKSLEEKLAALGGDAGE; from the coding sequence ATGGCATATAGCCTGGCCAAATTGGCCGAGCTGGTAGGCGCCACGGTAGTTGGGGACGGCAACCTGGAAGTATCCCGGGTTGCCACCCTTGAAAGCGCAGGCCAAGGCCAGGTTGCATTCCTGGCCAACAGCAAATACCGCAAGCATCTGGAGCAAACCCAGGCATCGGCGGTGATCCTATCCGAGGCGGACTTGCCCTTTTGCAAGTCCGCCGCTTTGGTTATGAAGAACCCCTATCTTGGCTTTGCCAAGGTGGCGCAGCTGCTCGACTGCACCCCGGCTCCAGCCGAGGGGATTCATCCTAGTGCCGTGATCAGCCCTGGCGCCGTCGTTGAAGACGGGGTCAGCATCGGTGCCAATACCGTTATCGAAGACGGCGCCTTTATCGGTGCCGGCAGCGCCATTGGCCCCAACGGTTTTGTGGGTAAACACAGCCGTATCGGTGCTCGGTGCATTATCTGGTCCAACGTGGCTATTTATCACGGGGTTAGCCTGGGGGATGAGTGCAAGGTCCATGCTGGAGTGGTGATTGGCGCCGACGGTTTCGGCTACGCCAATGACAAAGGCAAGTGGGAGCCCATTCCCCAGACCGGCGGTGTGCGTATCGGCAATCGCGTCGAAATAGGGGCTGGCACCACCATTGACCGGGGCGCCCTGGACGACACCATCATCGAAGACAACGTCATTATCGACAACCAGGTACAGATCGCGCACAACGTAGTGATCGGTACCGGTAGCGCTGTTGCGGGCACAACCGTCTTTGCGGGCTCGGTGACAGTGGGAAAATATTGTATCATTGGCGGCGCCTGTGCCATTGCCGGGCATTTGAGCATTGCCGATGGCACCACCATAACCGGTATGTCTATGGTTACCAAGGCTATTACCGAGCCTGGGGTCTATAGCTCCGGTACGCCCGCCCAACCCAATCGCGAATGGCGTAAAAGTGCAGCAAGGTTCCGCCAATTGGACGACATGCACAGGCGGCTCAAAAGCCTGGAAGAGAAGCTGGCCGCCCTCGGTGGCGATGCTGGCGAATAA
- the frr gene encoding ribosome recycling factor: protein MINEIKADAKERMEKTLEATKSQMAKVRTGRAHPSLLDTIRVDYYGSATPLKQVANITAEDARTLAVTVFDRNMIQAIEKAIMMSDLGLNPSSAGTTIRIPLPPLTEERRKDLVKLVRAEAENGRVAIRNVRRDANNDIKSLLKDKEISEDDDRRAQEDIQKLTDAFVKQVDEVLAAKETELMEF from the coding sequence GTGATCAACGAGATTAAAGCCGACGCCAAAGAGCGTATGGAAAAAACGCTGGAAGCGACCAAAAGCCAGATGGCCAAGGTGCGCACCGGCCGGGCCCACCCGAGCCTGCTGGACACCATCCGTGTCGATTACTACGGCTCGGCCACGCCCCTCAAGCAGGTTGCCAACATCACCGCTGAAGACGCCCGCACCCTGGCGGTCACGGTGTTTGACCGCAACATGATCCAGGCCATTGAGAAGGCCATCATGATGTCCGACCTGGGTCTGAACCCGTCTTCTGCCGGCACCACCATCCGCATCCCGCTGCCGCCGCTCACCGAAGAGCGCCGCAAGGATCTGGTCAAGCTGGTACGGGCCGAAGCCGAAAACGGCCGTGTTGCCATCCGCAACGTGCGCCGCGATGCCAACAACGACATCAAATCCCTGCTCAAAGACAAAGAGATCTCCGAGGACGACGACCGTCGTGCCCAGGAAGACATCCAGAAATTGACTGACGCTTTTGTGAAGCAGGTCGATGAAGTCCTGGCCGCTAAAGAAACCGAGTTAATGGAATTCTAA
- the udp gene encoding uridine phosphorylase translates to MGQFHIGVTKADLNGATLAIVPGDPARVERIAKYLEEPKFLAAQREFTLWGGKIAGQSVVVCSTGIGGPSTSIAVEELAQLGVRTFLRIGTTGAIQPEIAVGSIIVTTGSVRLDGASQHFAPLEFPAVANFDCTEALVNAARSLGVKPVVGVTASSDTFYPGQERYDTYSGRVVQRFQGSLKEWQAMGVLNYEMESATLLTMCASQGLKAGCVAGVVVNRTQQEIPDESLMANTEAQAIQVVLGAAKHLLVSEQ, encoded by the coding sequence ATGGGACAGTTTCATATTGGCGTAACCAAAGCCGACCTTAACGGTGCCACCCTGGCCATAGTGCCAGGGGATCCGGCCCGGGTAGAGCGTATTGCCAAGTACCTCGAGGAGCCCAAGTTCCTCGCCGCTCAGCGTGAGTTTACCCTGTGGGGAGGCAAAATAGCCGGGCAAAGCGTGGTGGTGTGCTCCACCGGGATCGGCGGCCCTTCTACGTCCATTGCCGTGGAAGAGTTGGCGCAGCTGGGGGTTCGCACCTTTCTGCGCATCGGTACCACCGGTGCCATTCAGCCGGAGATTGCGGTAGGGTCCATTATCGTGACCACCGGCTCGGTGCGCCTCGATGGTGCCAGCCAACACTTTGCACCGCTGGAATTTCCGGCGGTGGCCAATTTTGATTGTACCGAGGCGCTGGTGAATGCGGCTCGGTCCTTGGGCGTTAAGCCCGTGGTAGGGGTGACGGCGTCGTCCGACACCTTTTATCCCGGCCAGGAACGGTATGACACCTATTCTGGTCGGGTTGTTCAGCGCTTCCAGGGTTCACTCAAGGAGTGGCAAGCCATGGGCGTGCTGAACTATGAGATGGAGTCGGCCACGCTTCTGACCATGTGCGCCAGCCAGGGATTGAAAGCTGGTTGTGTGGCAGGAGTGGTGGTAAACCGAACCCAGCAAGAGATCCCCGATGAGTCTTTGATGGCCAATACTGAGGCCCAGGCGATTCAGGTGGTGCTGGGTGCTGCCAAGCACTTGCTTGTATCTGAACAATAA
- the ispC gene encoding 1-deoxy-D-xylulose-5-phosphate reductoisomerase has protein sequence MQGVVVLGATGSIGDSTLDVVARHPDKYRVVALSAHSNAEKLLALCLQFKPSQAVLVDDAKAAWLAGELKAAGANTELLTGPDALCEIAAHPEARQVMAAIVGAAGLLPTLAAVKAGKRVLLANKEALVMSGELFMTAVKEHGAELLPIDSEHNAIFQSLPYACQQGESYGRHGVTQILLTGSGGPFRTRELASFAAITPAEAVAHPNWSMGQKISVDSATMMNKGLEFIEARWLFDCAIDDIQVVLHPQSIIHSMVRYSDGSVLAQMGNPDMRTPIAHAMAYPERIDAGVAPLDFFSLGQFSFDRPDAARYPCLYLAMDACKAGQGATTVLNAANEVAVAAFLAGQLPFTGIAKTVEQALGRFAGETASDLAGILALDYESRLYLRSLLPC, from the coding sequence ATGCAAGGCGTCGTTGTACTGGGCGCCACCGGCTCCATTGGCGATTCGACCCTGGATGTGGTGGCCCGTCATCCGGACAAATACCGGGTGGTGGCGCTTTCTGCCCACTCCAATGCCGAGAAGCTGCTGGCCCTTTGCCTGCAATTCAAGCCAAGCCAGGCGGTGCTGGTAGACGACGCCAAGGCGGCTTGGCTGGCTGGCGAGCTAAAGGCTGCTGGCGCCAACACCGAACTGTTGACCGGCCCCGATGCCCTTTGCGAAATAGCGGCGCACCCCGAGGCGCGCCAGGTGATGGCGGCCATAGTCGGCGCGGCAGGGCTGCTGCCGACCTTGGCGGCGGTCAAAGCCGGCAAAAGGGTGTTGCTGGCCAATAAAGAAGCGCTGGTGATGTCTGGCGAGCTTTTTATGACGGCGGTCAAGGAACACGGTGCCGAGTTGCTGCCCATCGATTCTGAGCACAACGCCATCTTCCAATCCCTGCCTTATGCCTGCCAGCAAGGCGAAAGCTATGGCCGGCACGGGGTGACGCAAATCCTTCTGACCGGCTCCGGCGGCCCCTTTCGCACCCGCGAACTGGCGAGCTTTGCCGCCATTACCCCGGCCGAGGCCGTTGCCCACCCCAACTGGTCCATGGGCCAGAAAATCTCGGTGGATTCTGCCACCATGATGAACAAGGGCCTGGAGTTTATCGAAGCGCGCTGGCTGTTCGATTGCGCCATTGATGACATCCAGGTGGTGCTGCACCCGCAAAGCATTATCCACTCCATGGTGCGTTACAGCGATGGCTCAGTGCTGGCCCAAATGGGTAACCCGGACATGCGCACCCCTATTGCCCATGCCATGGCCTACCCCGAGCGTATCGACGCCGGGGTAGCGCCGCTGGATTTTTTCAGCCTCGGCCAATTTAGCTTTGACCGCCCCGATGCTGCTCGTTATCCCTGCCTGTATCTGGCCATGGACGCTTGTAAGGCCGGGCAGGGGGCAACCACGGTGTTGAACGCCGCCAACGAAGTGGCGGTGGCGGCCTTTTTGGCTGGGCAGCTGCCCTTTACCGGCATCGCTAAAACCGTTGAGCAGGCCCTTGGCCGCTTTGCCGGCGAGACAGCCAGCGACTTAGCCGGTATTCTGGCTCTGGACTATGAAAGCCGCCTTTACCTGAGATCGCTCCTGCCATGCTGA
- the pyrH gene encoding UMP kinase: MSTSSKPQYRRILLKLSGEALMGEEGFGIDPKVLDRMATEIKELIELGVQVGLVIGGGNLFRGEGLARAGMNRVVGDHMGMLATVMNGLAMRDALHRAYVNAKLMSAIDLKGVCDSYNWADAIGMLRDGKVVIFSAGTGNPFFTTDSAACLRGIEIEADCVLKATKVDGVYSADPVKHPDAVKYDKLTYAQVLDQELKVMDLAAFTLARDHSMPIRVFNMNKPGALKAVAMGEPEGTLISHQA; this comes from the coding sequence ATGAGCACCAGTTCCAAGCCCCAATACCGCCGCATCCTGCTGAAACTCTCCGGTGAAGCCCTGATGGGAGAAGAAGGTTTCGGCATCGACCCGAAAGTTCTCGACCGTATGGCCACCGAAATCAAAGAGCTGATTGAACTGGGCGTCCAAGTGGGCCTGGTGATTGGCGGCGGCAACCTGTTCCGCGGCGAAGGCCTGGCACGGGCCGGTATGAACCGGGTCGTGGGTGACCACATGGGTATGCTGGCCACCGTGATGAACGGCCTGGCCATGCGCGACGCCCTGCACCGTGCTTATGTGAATGCCAAGCTGATGAGCGCCATTGACCTCAAAGGGGTCTGCGACAGCTACAACTGGGCCGATGCCATCGGTATGCTGCGCGACGGCAAAGTGGTGATCTTCTCTGCCGGTACCGGCAATCCCTTCTTCACCACCGATTCCGCGGCCTGTCTGCGCGGTATCGAAATCGAAGCTGACTGCGTGCTTAAAGCCACCAAGGTCGATGGCGTATATTCCGCCGACCCGGTAAAACACCCTGACGCAGTGAAGTATGATAAGTTGACCTACGCGCAAGTGCTGGACCAGGAACTGAAAGTGATGGACCTTGCTGCCTTCACCCTGGCTCGCGATCACAGCATGCCGATCCGCGTATTTAACATGAACAAACCTGGGGCCCTGAAAGCCGTGGCCATGGGCGAGCCGGAAGGCACCCTGATTAGTCACCAGGCCTGA